From the Desulfovibrio sp. JY genome, one window contains:
- a CDS encoding NAD-dependent succinate-semialdehyde dehydrogenase, giving the protein MVNLKNPELFKEACLVNGQWVAAAGGETDTVTNPADGSVVGKAPQLSAAEIEGVIAAADAAWRPWAALAAPKRAAVLEKWHALILEAADDLATILTTEQGKPLAEAKGEIMYAASFIKWFSEEARRVYGDVIPAPTADKRLLVLKQPVGVTAAITPWNFPAAMITRKAGPALAAGCAMIVRPAAKTPFTALALGVLAEQAGVPAGVLQVVTGKSSLIGKVLTDSPIVRKLSFTGSTEVGRKLMAQCAPTIKRLSLELGGNAPFIVFDDADLEQAVAGAIASKYRNAGQTCVCANRLYVQSGIHDAFAKRLAEAVAAMPVGPGTQPGVLIGPMIDAKAVEKVESHIADALGKGAKVVLGGKRHALGGLFFEPTILSGVTSEMRVAREETFGPLAPIFRFETEEEVIAAANATEYGLAAYFYTENASRVWRVAEALEYGLVGHNTGLVSNEVAPFGGMKQSGIGREGSKYGIDEYLEIKYVCSYIG; this is encoded by the coding sequence ATGGTGAATCTGAAAAACCCGGAACTGTTCAAGGAAGCCTGTCTGGTGAACGGCCAGTGGGTGGCGGCGGCAGGCGGCGAGACCGACACCGTCACCAACCCGGCCGATGGCAGCGTGGTCGGCAAGGCGCCGCAATTGTCGGCCGCGGAAATCGAAGGCGTCATCGCCGCCGCCGACGCGGCCTGGAGGCCCTGGGCCGCCCTGGCCGCGCCCAAGCGCGCGGCGGTGCTGGAAAAATGGCACGCCCTGATCCTGGAGGCCGCCGACGATCTGGCCACCATCCTGACCACCGAGCAGGGCAAGCCCCTGGCCGAGGCCAAGGGCGAGATCATGTACGCGGCGTCTTTCATCAAATGGTTCTCCGAGGAAGCCCGCCGCGTATACGGCGACGTGATTCCCGCGCCGACCGCCGACAAGCGCCTGCTCGTGCTCAAGCAGCCCGTCGGCGTCACCGCCGCCATCACGCCCTGGAACTTCCCGGCCGCCATGATCACCCGTAAGGCCGGACCGGCGCTGGCCGCAGGTTGCGCCATGATCGTGCGCCCGGCCGCCAAGACGCCTTTCACCGCCCTGGCGCTCGGCGTCCTGGCCGAGCAGGCCGGGGTGCCGGCCGGCGTGCTCCAGGTCGTCACCGGCAAATCGAGCCTCATCGGCAAGGTGCTGACCGACAGCCCTATCGTGCGCAAACTGTCGTTTACCGGCTCGACCGAGGTCGGGCGCAAGCTCATGGCCCAGTGCGCGCCGACCATCAAGCGCCTCTCCCTGGAACTCGGCGGCAACGCGCCCTTCATCGTCTTCGACGACGCCGACCTGGAACAGGCCGTGGCCGGGGCCATCGCCTCCAAATACCGCAACGCCGGCCAGACCTGCGTGTGCGCCAACCGCCTCTATGTCCAGTCCGGCATCCACGACGCCTTTGCCAAACGCCTTGCCGAAGCCGTGGCCGCCATGCCCGTGGGACCGGGCACCCAGCCCGGGGTCCTCATCGGCCCCATGATCGATGCCAAGGCTGTGGAAAAAGTGGAGAGCCACATCGCCGATGCACTGGGCAAAGGCGCCAAGGTGGTGCTCGGCGGCAAGCGCCATGCCCTGGGCGGCCTGTTCTTCGAACCGACCATCCTGTCGGGCGTGACAAGCGAAATGCGCGTGGCCCGCGAGGAAACCTTCGGCCCGCTGGCCCCGATCTTCCGCTTCGAGACCGAGGAAGAAGTGATCGCCGCGGCCAACGCTACCGAATACGGCCTGGCCGCCTACTTCTATACGGAAAACGCCAGCCGCGTCTGGCGGGTGGCCGAGGCGCTGGAATACGGCCTCGTCGGCCACAATACCGGACTCGTGTCCAACGAAGTCGCCCCCTTCGGCGGCATGAAACAGTCGGGCATCGGCCGTGAAGGCTCCAAATACGGCATCGACGAGTACCTCGAGATCAAATACGTCTGCTCGTATATTGGATAA
- a CDS encoding sigma 54-interacting transcriptional regulator, producing MKVHDIMQHNAHFLRKDDTLREAAALFRGNGVGGAQVLGDSGYPETIFTSDDLIRALAGGANLSDPVSHHAHRHICAVQPDTPVNEIAWYENRFLAVVDSLNRIMGCVDASSLLPEIATNRTNTAEPWARALARFPEPLLLCDRDGIIGWANDAARLVLGDAGRRGVGLRQALVGAGFDVEDDPVEPAAVALAMRDDSRYVTLRWQVPDPYRPNAAPCRMVWLRDVNDRHAVLGKLRSLRDLSRELRSIIDSSFDGIFITDGEGVTLQINRAYERITGIRAAEVVGRSMRDLVREGFYDQSVTLLVLESLRSETIIQKVKRGKTIVVTGNPILDEKGKLWRVVTNVRDVTELQRLQEELEKISALHDRYRMELDSLRKSIGQGGRIVVRSKRMRDVYEQALRLAQVDSTVLILGESGVGKEVVASIIHEHSPRKDRPFVKISCAAIPEALLESELFGYVHGAFTGACRAGKPGVFELAHQGTLFLDEIGELPLGLQAKLLRVLQERMVLRLGEVRPTAVNVRIMAASNRDLETLMRQGLFRSDLYYRLSVVPLVVPPLRERREAIFDFIYRFLGSFNRKYGLSRQIDPEACDYLAACSWPGNVRQLENTMERLVVLCQGDVITRGAATRALAAARGGGEVETTEETGLRGILETAEREAIRQALATHGSTRKAARALGVNQSTIVRKARRYGLSEA from the coding sequence ATGAAAGTCCACGACATCATGCAGCACAACGCGCATTTCCTGCGCAAGGACGACACGCTGCGCGAGGCGGCCGCGCTTTTTCGCGGCAACGGCGTGGGCGGGGCGCAGGTGCTTGGCGACTCCGGCTATCCGGAAACGATATTCACCAGCGACGACCTCATCCGCGCCCTGGCCGGCGGAGCCAATCTGTCCGACCCGGTTTCCCACCACGCCCATCGCCACATCTGCGCCGTGCAGCCCGACACCCCGGTCAACGAGATCGCCTGGTACGAGAACCGGTTCCTGGCCGTTGTCGACAGCCTCAACCGGATCATGGGCTGCGTGGACGCATCGAGCCTTTTGCCCGAAATCGCAACCAACCGGACCAATACGGCCGAGCCCTGGGCCCGCGCCCTGGCCCGATTTCCCGAGCCGCTGCTCCTGTGCGACCGCGACGGGATCATCGGCTGGGCCAACGACGCGGCCAGACTGGTGCTTGGCGATGCCGGCCGCCGGGGCGTGGGCCTGCGGCAAGCGCTTGTGGGCGCGGGCTTCGATGTCGAGGACGACCCGGTGGAACCGGCGGCGGTGGCGCTGGCCATGCGCGACGACTCCCGCTACGTGACCCTGCGCTGGCAGGTCCCGGACCCCTATCGCCCAAACGCCGCGCCCTGCCGCATGGTCTGGCTGCGCGACGTCAACGACCGCCACGCCGTGCTCGGCAAGCTGCGCAGCCTGCGCGACCTGTCCCGGGAACTGCGCTCCATCATCGACTCCTCCTTCGACGGTATTTTCATCACCGACGGCGAGGGCGTCACCTTGCAGATCAACCGCGCCTACGAACGCATCACCGGCATCCGCGCCGCCGAGGTGGTGGGGCGCAGCATGCGCGATCTGGTGCGCGAGGGGTTCTACGACCAGTCCGTCACCCTGCTCGTGCTGGAGTCGCTGCGAAGCGAAACCATTATCCAGAAGGTCAAGCGCGGCAAAACCATCGTGGTCACGGGCAACCCCATCCTGGACGAAAAGGGCAAGCTGTGGCGGGTGGTGACCAACGTGCGCGACGTCACCGAGCTGCAACGGCTGCAGGAAGAACTGGAAAAGATCAGCGCCCTGCACGACCGCTACCGCATGGAGCTCGATTCGCTGCGCAAAAGCATCGGCCAGGGCGGGCGCATCGTGGTGCGCTCCAAGCGCATGCGCGACGTCTACGAGCAGGCGCTGCGCCTGGCCCAGGTGGACTCCACGGTGCTGATCCTCGGCGAATCCGGGGTGGGCAAGGAGGTGGTGGCCTCCATCATCCACGAGCACAGCCCGCGCAAGGACAGGCCCTTTGTCAAGATCAGCTGCGCGGCCATCCCGGAAGCGCTGCTCGAATCCGAACTTTTCGGCTATGTCCACGGGGCCTTTACCGGGGCCTGCCGGGCCGGCAAGCCGGGGGTGTTCGAGCTGGCCCACCAGGGCACGCTTTTTCTCGACGAGATAGGCGAGCTGCCGCTGGGGTTGCAGGCCAAGCTGTTGCGCGTGCTTCAGGAACGGATGGTGCTGCGCCTGGGCGAGGTGCGCCCGACCGCCGTGAACGTGCGCATCATGGCCGCCAGCAACCGGGACCTGGAAACCCTGATGCGCCAAGGGTTGTTCCGCAGCGACCTTTATTACCGCTTAAGCGTCGTGCCGCTGGTCGTGCCGCCGCTTCGGGAACGACGCGAGGCCATCTTCGACTTCATCTACCGCTTTCTGGGGAGCTTCAACCGCAAGTACGGCCTCAGCCGCCAGATCGATCCCGAAGCCTGCGACTATCTGGCCGCCTGTTCCTGGCCGGGCAACGTGCGCCAGCTTGAAAACACCATGGAGCGGCTGGTGGTCCTGTGTCAGGGCGACGTGATCACCCGCGGGGCGGCCACCCGGGCCCTGGCCGCGGCCAGGGGCGGTGGGGAAGTCGAAACGACCGAGGAGACCGGGCTGCGGGGCATTCTGGAAACCGCCGAGCGGGAAGCCATCCGGCAGGCCCTGGCCACCCATGGTTCCACGCGCAAGGCGGCGCGGGCTCTCGGGGTCAACCAGTCGACCATCGTGCGCAAAGCGCGCCGCTACGGGCTGTCCGAAGCCTGA
- a CDS encoding iron-containing alcohol dehydrogenase, with the protein MHQEIFATTPRIILGTGTIARLGDEVRRLGGTSVCIITDPGVAASGIVERLEGLLDAAGLAHVRFDKVEADPRYEIVEDALAVARGAKADVIIGIGGGSSLDMAKITAVMATNEGPVGKYFGTDLIPTPGLKTILIPTTAGTGSEVTPIVILSDHHEKLKKGIVSPYIFPAVALLDAELTIGLPPKVTAATGMDALIHALEAYTSINATPTTDMLAKEAIHLIYNNIRAAYAKGDNLPARENMLRGAMLAGMAFANAGVTAVHAFAYPIGAEFHIPHGIANTIMLVPVMRFNQTGNLARFADLASFLGQPVAGLSLRQAAASAVTALTELAEDLAVPQHLAAYGVTEEHVPTLAASVMLVTRLLANNPRHMTQEDAAVIYRQAL; encoded by the coding sequence ATGCATCAGGAGATTTTCGCCACGACCCCGCGCATCATCCTGGGAACCGGAACCATCGCCCGCCTGGGCGACGAGGTCCGCCGCCTCGGCGGAACGTCCGTATGCATCATCACCGACCCGGGCGTGGCGGCATCCGGCATCGTGGAACGCCTGGAAGGCCTGCTCGATGCGGCCGGCCTGGCCCATGTCCGCTTCGACAAGGTGGAGGCCGATCCGCGCTACGAAATCGTGGAGGACGCCCTGGCCGTGGCCAGGGGGGCCAAGGCGGACGTCATCATCGGCATCGGCGGCGGCTCGTCGCTGGACATGGCCAAGATCACGGCCGTCATGGCCACCAATGAAGGGCCGGTGGGCAAGTACTTCGGTACGGACCTGATCCCCACCCCCGGGCTCAAGACCATCCTCATTCCCACCACGGCCGGCACCGGCAGCGAGGTGACGCCCATCGTCATCCTCTCGGACCACCACGAAAAGCTCAAAAAGGGCATCGTGAGCCCGTACATCTTCCCAGCCGTGGCCCTGCTCGACGCCGAGCTGACCATCGGACTCCCCCCCAAGGTCACGGCCGCGACCGGCATGGACGCGCTGATCCATGCCCTGGAGGCCTACACCTCCATCAACGCCACGCCCACGACGGACATGCTGGCCAAGGAAGCCATCCACCTGATCTACAACAACATCCGCGCCGCCTACGCCAAGGGCGACAATCTGCCCGCCCGGGAAAACATGCTGCGCGGGGCCATGCTGGCCGGCATGGCCTTCGCCAACGCCGGGGTCACGGCCGTGCACGCCTTTGCCTACCCCATCGGCGCCGAGTTCCACATCCCCCACGGCATCGCCAACACCATCATGCTGGTGCCGGTGATGCGCTTCAACCAGACCGGCAACCTCGCGCGCTTCGCCGATCTCGCCTCCTTCCTGGGCCAGCCGGTTGCGGGCCTGAGCCTGCGCCAGGCCGCCGCCAGCGCGGTTACGGCGCTGACCGAGCTGGCCGAGGATCTGGCCGTGCCCCAGCATCTGGCCGCCTACGGCGTCACCGAGGAGCACGTGCCGACGCTGGCCGCCAGCGTCATGCTGGTGACAAGGCTTCTGGCCAACAACCCGCGCCACATGACCCAGGAAGACGCCGCCGTCATCTACCGGCAGGCCCTGTAG
- the larE gene encoding ATP-dependent sacrificial sulfur transferase LarE, giving the protein MADRNDYDQLLAVMRPYGTALVAFSGGVDSLLVLRAALDALSPEAVLAVTLRTPYTPPHDVAAASQAARDMGVGHEILDIPFPEALRDNPPDRCYTCKRLLFGHLVDRAAASGLGSVFDGTNADDLGDHRPGLRAVCELGIISPLLAAGLAKADIRRLSQELGLPGWDRPAGACLLTRIPHGVTVTEAELARIAGGEEFLRSIGFPEARLRSHGELARIEVAPDHVAALVAASAAHDVDGTFKHLGYRYVTVDLSGYRMGSLNAQPNQDPKTS; this is encoded by the coding sequence ATGGCGGACAGAAACGACTACGACCAGCTGCTGGCGGTCATGCGACCCTACGGGACGGCACTCGTGGCCTTTTCCGGGGGCGTGGACAGCCTGCTGGTCCTGCGGGCGGCCCTGGACGCGCTGTCCCCGGAGGCGGTCCTGGCCGTGACGTTGCGCACGCCCTACACCCCTCCCCACGATGTCGCGGCAGCAAGCCAGGCGGCCCGGGACATGGGCGTGGGGCACGAAATCCTGGACATCCCCTTTCCCGAGGCCCTACGCGACAATCCGCCCGACCGTTGCTACACCTGCAAGCGGCTGCTCTTCGGCCACCTTGTGGACAGGGCCGCCGCGTCGGGCCTGGGCAGCGTTTTCGACGGCACCAACGCCGACGACCTGGGCGATCACCGGCCGGGCCTGCGGGCCGTTTGCGAACTCGGCATCATAAGCCCGCTGCTTGCCGCCGGGCTGGCCAAGGCCGATATCCGGCGGCTGTCCCAGGAACTGGGCCTGCCCGGCTGGGACAGGCCGGCCGGAGCCTGCCTGCTCACCCGCATTCCCCACGGCGTGACCGTCACCGAAGCGGAACTGGCGCGCATCGCAGGGGGCGAGGAGTTTCTGCGAAGCATCGGCTTCCCCGAGGCACGGCTTCGCAGCCACGGCGAACTGGCCCGCATCGAGGTGGCCCCGGACCACGTCGCCGCCCTCGTCGCCGCAAGCGCCGCCCACGACGTGGACGGCACATTCAAACACCTTGGCTACCGTTACGTGACCGTGGATCTTTCCGGCTACCGCATGGGCAGCCTCAACGCACAACCGAACCAGGACCCGAAAACGTCCTGA
- the larB gene encoding nickel pincer cofactor biosynthesis protein LarB gives MDIKDDLRTLLTGVKAGDIDVEAGIARLRDLTSLELGHTTIDLHRPLRNGLPEVVYAAGKTPDQVAEIFCRMGARSNVLATRVPEETARHVLAACPEAQHNTLGRTLTLIRRPIDWRSGEIGIVTAGTSDLPVAEEARITCEMFGSHANIVADVGVAGLHRLLDRLDTLRKARVLIVVAGMEGALASVIGGLLPQPIIAVPTSVGYGAALSGFAALCGMLTSCAGGVSVVNIDNGFGAACAACKINNMVEEEGKEPGEGTPF, from the coding sequence ATGGATATCAAAGACGATCTGCGAACGCTTCTGACCGGCGTCAAGGCCGGCGACATCGACGTTGAAGCCGGCATCGCGCGGCTGCGCGACCTGACTAGCCTGGAACTCGGCCACACCACCATCGACCTGCATCGGCCGCTGCGAAACGGCCTGCCCGAAGTGGTCTACGCCGCCGGCAAGACCCCGGACCAGGTGGCCGAAATCTTTTGCCGCATGGGCGCGCGCTCCAACGTGCTGGCCACCCGTGTGCCCGAGGAAACCGCCCGGCACGTCCTCGCCGCCTGCCCCGAGGCGCAGCACAACACCCTGGGCCGCACCCTGACCCTGATCCGCCGCCCCATCGACTGGCGCAGCGGCGAAATCGGCATCGTCACCGCCGGCACCTCCGACCTGCCCGTGGCCGAAGAAGCACGCATCACCTGCGAAATGTTCGGCAGCCACGCCAACATCGTCGCCGACGTGGGTGTGGCCGGACTACACCGGCTGCTCGACCGGCTCGATACCCTGCGCAAGGCCCGGGTGCTCATCGTCGTGGCCGGCATGGAAGGCGCGCTGGCCAGCGTCATCGGCGGACTGCTCCCCCAACCCATCATCGCCGTGCCCACCTCCGTCGGCTACGGAGCCGCCCTGTCCGGCTTCGCCGCCCTGTGCGGCATGCTGACCTCCTGCGCCGGCGGCGTCAGCGTCGTCAATATCGACAATGGCTTCGGCGCCGCCTGCGCCGCGTGCAAGATCAATAATATGGTGGAGGAAGAGGGGAAGGAACCGGGGGAGGGAACCCCTTTTTGA
- a CDS encoding AraC family transcriptional regulator, whose product MREIAELMGRLAVNEGETATDVPGVALHKRTGSICRTPLLYQQGVIILGQGAKKVHLADTIYTYDPDHYLVLSVPLPAECEAVVHPGEPLLSLKVDIDLHMLTSVIDQMDEAAPGSPARPCCCRHQGLTLAFADAPFKETVRRLLCALLSPREARVLGRGLVRELLFRIMCGENAASLYALAHKNTGLSRIDKALKQIHYNFSQPCSVEQLAGSVNMSTSAFHRAFKDVTSLSPIQYLKKVRLNKARSLLVEDGLRASDAARQVGYESVSQFNREFKRYFGASPRQLPEINGR is encoded by the coding sequence ATGCGGGAAATCGCCGAACTCATGGGCCGGTTGGCCGTAAACGAAGGGGAAACCGCCACGGATGTCCCCGGCGTCGCCCTGCACAAGCGCACGGGAAGCATCTGCCGCACGCCGCTGCTCTACCAGCAAGGCGTTATCATCCTCGGCCAGGGCGCCAAGAAAGTGCATCTCGCTGACACCATCTACACCTACGACCCGGATCACTATCTGGTCTTGTCCGTGCCCCTGCCCGCCGAATGCGAGGCCGTGGTGCACCCCGGCGAGCCGCTCCTGTCGCTTAAGGTCGATATCGACCTGCACATGCTCACAAGCGTTATCGACCAGATGGACGAGGCCGCCCCGGGCAGCCCCGCGCGACCGTGCTGCTGCCGCCATCAGGGCCTCACCCTGGCCTTTGCCGACGCCCCCTTCAAGGAAACGGTTCGCAGACTCCTTTGCGCGCTCCTCTCTCCCCGCGAGGCCCGGGTGCTCGGCCGGGGACTGGTGCGCGAACTGCTCTTTCGCATCATGTGCGGCGAAAACGCCGCCTCCCTCTACGCCCTGGCCCACAAAAACACCGGACTCTCCCGCATCGACAAGGCGCTCAAGCAAATTCACTACAACTTCAGCCAGCCCTGTAGCGTCGAACAGCTCGCCGGCTCGGTCAACATGAGCACCTCGGCCTTTCACCGTGCCTTCAAGGACGTCACCTCGCTCTCGCCCATCCAATATCTGAAAAAAGTGCGCCTCAACAAAGCCAGAAGCCTGCTCGTCGAAGACGGCCTGCGCGCCAGCGACGCCGCCCGACAGGTCGGCTACGAAAGCGTCTCCCAGTTCAACCGCGAATTCAAACGCTACTTCGGCGCCAGCCCCCGCCAGCTGCCGGAGATCAACGGTCGGTAG
- a CDS encoding aminotransferase class V-fold PLP-dependent enzyme translates to MSQFSRRKFIGIALGASSVAMLPGVAFTTAQAEAKKTPKPKAETGSAMDRIKAAIAHWEKDGRPFAADALAADNDAQWDKLVRHYFDRDAFTSISVNAANLCPSMKPVSSMVELVQSLLAADISFPMRGELADASLVNGLGAVKDWFGLGQIKSPADFLLALTANSTEGNNFINNGLVTSGFFDPQKDNVVAWDVNHPTNYDAWFYRKATQGWGKDSVRVLQTKMFANTVTDAERAAGIIPSDPASEKEILEALRRMVDKNTKIVTLSWQSNECGMLLPMKRIVDELRTINKDIYIHADSAQTFGVLDLNLDKVGVDSIAGSFHKWPCGPKMVGILYMNNRTGAAEKFTPSIWGYDEHINTPADYGFPAESGKIDPNAKRFSYLGQQNDATLVSTWMAALFHTGHFHPGVTPAKIEARVHALGDKVKQALFKHLPKVFPDFTAKTAYKWITTPTTNDALRSSVFLFKTPEGIGAGDVMKHVYEKHGFAIANLKVKGHDLVRVSPTFCNLSSDPEAVVAAVVDVIKAMQSKKLASNVHNRSYA, encoded by the coding sequence ATGAGCCAATTCAGCCGCCGCAAATTTATCGGAATCGCCCTGGGCGCCAGTAGCGTCGCCATGCTGCCCGGCGTGGCCTTCACCACCGCCCAGGCCGAAGCCAAAAAGACGCCCAAGCCCAAGGCCGAAACCGGGTCGGCCATGGACAGGATCAAAGCCGCCATCGCGCATTGGGAAAAAGACGGCCGGCCGTTTGCCGCCGATGCCCTGGCCGCGGACAACGACGCCCAGTGGGACAAGCTGGTGCGCCACTATTTCGACCGGGACGCCTTCACCAGCATCTCGGTCAACGCCGCCAACCTGTGCCCGTCCATGAAGCCGGTGTCTTCCATGGTGGAGCTGGTCCAGAGCCTGCTTGCCGCGGACATCTCCTTTCCCATGCGCGGCGAGTTGGCCGACGCGAGCCTCGTCAACGGCCTTGGCGCGGTGAAGGACTGGTTCGGCTTGGGCCAGATCAAGAGCCCGGCCGATTTTCTGCTGGCCCTGACCGCCAACTCCACCGAGGGCAACAACTTCATCAATAACGGCCTTGTGACCTCGGGCTTTTTCGATCCCCAAAAGGACAATGTCGTCGCCTGGGACGTCAACCATCCCACCAACTACGACGCCTGGTTCTACCGCAAGGCCACCCAGGGCTGGGGCAAGGATTCCGTGCGCGTGTTGCAGACCAAGATGTTCGCCAACACCGTCACCGACGCCGAGCGCGCCGCCGGCATCATTCCCTCCGATCCGGCCTCGGAAAAGGAAATCCTGGAAGCGCTACGCCGCATGGTGGACAAGAACACCAAGATCGTGACGCTGTCCTGGCAGTCCAACGAATGCGGCATGCTGCTGCCCATGAAGCGCATCGTGGACGAACTGCGCACGATCAACAAGGACATCTACATCCACGCCGACAGCGCCCAGACCTTCGGCGTGCTGGACTTGAACCTGGACAAGGTGGGTGTGGACAGCATCGCGGGGAGCTTTCACAAATGGCCCTGCGGCCCCAAGATGGTCGGTATCCTCTACATGAACAACCGTACCGGCGCGGCCGAAAAATTCACGCCGAGCATCTGGGGTTACGACGAGCACATCAATACCCCGGCCGACTATGGCTTCCCGGCCGAGTCCGGCAAGATCGACCCCAATGCCAAGCGGTTTTCCTACCTGGGCCAGCAAAACGACGCCACGCTGGTCTCCACCTGGATGGCGGCGCTGTTCCATACCGGCCATTTCCACCCCGGCGTGACCCCGGCCAAAATCGAGGCCCGCGTCCACGCCTTGGGCGACAAGGTCAAACAGGCGCTCTTCAAGCACCTGCCCAAGGTGTTCCCGGACTTCACCGCCAAAACGGCCTACAAGTGGATCACCACGCCGACCACCAACGACGCGCTGCGCAGCTCCGTGTTCCTCTTCAAGACGCCCGAAGGCATCGGGGCCGGCGACGTCATGAAGCACGTCTACGAAAAGCACGGCTTCGCCATCGCCAACCTCAAGGTGAAAGGCCACGACCTCGTGCGCGTCTCGCCCACCTTCTGCAACCTGTCGTCCGACCCGGAAGCCGTGGTCGCGGCCGTTGTCGACGTCATCAAGGCCATGCAGTCCAAGAAACTCGCCAGCAACGTCCACAATCGGTCGTATGCGTAG
- a CDS encoding N-acyl homoserine lactonase family protein, with the protein MKMYMFEAGILKSKQQYFTLNKGINKDFDVPVPFALIDHPKGKVLFDTGNALETVHHKEEHWGSILAAYDPVMTEDQWCANAIKKVGCAPEDVSYVILSHLHLDHAGGVGHFPNAKYIVQRDELHFAYVPDPYMKAAYIRKDFDKDVPWVILEGWRDEGFDLFGDKAITIHFTPGHTPGHQSILVNLEKSGPTFLAADSCYTTDNLQNGTLPGLMWNAGDTVRSVERMRLLQDAHGVTIMTGHDPEAWKSVKQAPAYYD; encoded by the coding sequence ATGAAAATGTACATGTTCGAAGCGGGCATCCTCAAAAGCAAACAGCAGTACTTCACCCTGAACAAAGGGATAAACAAGGATTTCGACGTCCCCGTGCCCTTCGCGCTCATCGACCACCCCAAGGGCAAGGTGCTTTTCGACACGGGCAACGCCCTCGAAACCGTCCACCACAAGGAAGAACACTGGGGCTCCATCCTGGCCGCCTACGATCCGGTCATGACCGAAGACCAGTGGTGCGCCAACGCCATCAAAAAGGTCGGCTGCGCCCCGGAAGACGTAAGCTACGTCATCCTGTCCCACCTGCACCTCGACCATGCCGGCGGCGTGGGCCATTTCCCCAACGCCAAATATATCGTCCAGCGCGACGAACTCCACTTCGCCTACGTGCCCGACCCCTACATGAAGGCCGCCTACATCCGGAAGGACTTCGACAAGGACGTGCCCTGGGTGATCCTCGAAGGCTGGCGCGACGAGGGGTTCGACCTGTTCGGCGACAAGGCCATCACCATCCACTTCACCCCCGGCCACACCCCCGGCCACCAGTCCATTCTCGTCAATCTCGAAAAAAGCGGCCCCACCTTCCTGGCCGCCGACTCCTGCTACACCACCGACAACCTGCAAAACGGCACCCTGCCGGGACTCATGTGGAACGCCGGCGACACCGTGCGCAGCGTCGAACGCATGCGCCTGCTCCAGGACGCCCACGGCGTGACCATCATGACCGGCCACGATCCCGAAGCCTGGAAATCCGTCAAGCAGGCCCCGGCCTACTACGATTGA